One genomic window of Branchiostoma lanceolatum isolate klBraLanc5 chromosome 5, klBraLanc5.hap2, whole genome shotgun sequence includes the following:
- the LOC136434797 gene encoding uncharacterized protein, producing MKAAAMCWLFIMSLGFLAMDICAAEDIHVTKWVDSLSGRTPYTRGVPEHVTSRGAAEREGVPPHSLDWSSILDGKLRQADYSRWHDDGRHEPRPVSEGTSWREASGGEEEMPRDEVLTSRSADLSARIRAPFGNKNAWVLYKRRSDNNNNNNYGDVANSDAGSDRYDQGASRIKRFMDKHAGFAVRAKSNAWILYKREGGKPMVPPQWVR from the exons ATGAAG GCCGCTGCCATGTGCTGGTTGTTTATAATGTCGCTGGGATTCCTGGCCATGGACATCTGTGCAGCAGAAGACATAC ATGTGACGAAATGGGTGGACAGCCTGTCCGGACGGACGCCCTACACTAGAGGGGTGCCAGAGCACGTGACGTCACGCGGTGCAGCAGAGAGAGAAGGCGTCCCTCCGCACTCCCTGGACTGGAGCAGCATCCTGGACGGGAAACTGCGACAGGCAGATTACTCAAG ATGGCATGATGACGGCAGACACGAGCCACGACCTGTCTCGGAGGGGACGTCCTGGAGAGAGGCCAGCGGAGGAGAGGAAGAGATGCCCCGGGACGAAGTGTTGACCAGCCGCTCGGCGGATCTGTCGGCACGGATCCGAGCTCCCTTCGGGAACAAGAACGCCTGGGTCCTGTACAAACGGAGgagcgacaacaacaacaacaacaactacggCGACGTGGCCAACAGCGATGCCGGCAGCGACCGGTACGATCAGGGCGCTTCAAGGATCAAACGGTTCATGGACAAACATGCAGGCTTTGCCGTCAGGGCGAAGTCAAACGCGTGGATCCTCTACAAGAGAGAGGGGGGTAAACCTATGGTGCCACCACAGTGGGTACGGTAA
- the LOC136434798 gene encoding potassium voltage-gated channel protein Shal-like encodes MDTSTSSLGTSETESCLTRESSLEISRTIAVTRRPTRRPPATHRKRLSFNVSGTVFVTSAFLFDNHPDTLLGCDERDYFFDPHREEYVFDRDPKVFRYILMYYRTGSLHFPQDETAQAFEDELAFFGIRPDLIAPCCRELYTDNKEAEEKYRQDIQKPKERPRTGPRAKLWQILEDPTDCVAATVIFSVTGLFIVLSILANAVETTWCRDYDLVSYVRCGDRYKVTFSVIEVASVGVFTTEYILRLISTPDRREFMKSPLSIVDLVSILPFYIALCIPENKELNGFFVTLRIFRVFRIFKLSRSSSNMRLLGNTLTACLQDLSFLLFALAVMVTIFATVMYYCDKGHPDTMFHSIPHGIWFIVVTMTTVGYGDTVPETLAGKLVTAVCCLSSIVLLTLPVTIIVSNFSAIYAMEVEALKRKNFEPVISDKTEIKGFERQHQHLLECLHSTTDRRFKRLKSNETLEDYQNRIGSTSTDDGSSDWQDYTTNQDTYVFLPQ; translated from the coding sequence CTGTAACCAGAAGACCAACAAGAAGACCTCCCGCGACCCATCGGAAGAGACTGTCGTTTAACGTGAGCGGCACGGTGTTCGTCACGTCGGCCTTCCTCTTCGACAACCACCCGGACACACTCCTCGGATGTGACGAGAGAGACTATTTCTTCGACCCCCACAGGGAAGAGTACGTTTTTGACCGAGACCCGAAGGTCTTCAGATATATATTGATGTACTACCGGACGGGAAGCTTGCATTTTCCCCAGGACGAGACCGCACAAGCTTTCGAAGATGAACTCGCCTTCTTCGGAATACGCCCGGACCTCATCGCGCCATGCTGCCGGGAACTGTACACGGACAACAAAGAGGCGGAGGAGAAGTACCGACAAGACATTCAGAAACCTAAAGAACGTCCGAGAACGGGTCCTCGCGCGAAGCTCTGGCAGATTCTCGAGGATCCCACCGACTGTGTCGCGGCTACGGTGATTTTCTCTGTGACGGGTCTTTTTATCGTGCTGTCCATCCTCGCTAACGCGGTGGAGACGACATGGTGTCGGGACTATGACCTGGTGTCGTACGTGCGGTGCGGGGACCGTTACAAAGTCACCTTCTCTGTAATAGAAGTAGCCAGTGTGGGTGTATTTACTACAGAATACATACTGCGTCTTATATCAACCCCGGATAGGCGTGAGTTTATGAAAAGCCCACTGAGCATCGTTGATCTAGTTTCTATCCTACCTTTCTACATCGCACTATGCATCCCGGAGAACAAGGAATTGAACGGCTTCTTTGTCACCCTCCGGATTTTTCGAGTGTTCCGAATCTTCAAACTGTCCCGTTCGTCCTCCAATATGCGCCTTCTCGGCAACACGCTCACGGCCTGCTTACAGGACCTCAGCTTCCTCCTGTTCGCCCTAGCCGTCATGGTGACCATATTTGCCACCGTGATGTACTACTGCGACAAGGGGCACCCGGATACCATGTTCCACAGCATCCCCCACGGCATCTGGTTCATCGTGGTGACCATGACTACGGTCGGGTACGGAGACACCGTGCCCGAGACTCTGGCCGGGAAGCTGGTGACAGCGGTGTGTTGCCTGAGCAGTATCGTACTCCTCACTCTTCCAGTCACCATCATCGTCTCCAACTTCAGCGCCATCTACGCCATGGAGGTGGAGGCGCTCAAACGCAAGAACTTCGAGCCGGTGATCTCCGACAAGACGGAGATCAAAGGGTTCGAGCGGCAGCATCAGCACCTGTTGGAGTGTCTACATAGCACGACGGATAGGAGGTTTAAGAGGTTAAAGTCAAACGAAACTTTGGAGGATTACCAGAACAGGATTGGGTCCACCTCAACAGACGACGGCAGCTCAGACTGGCAAGACtatacaacaaatcaagacaCGTACGTCTTTTTACCACAGTAA